In the Dehalococcoidia bacterium genome, AATCTAAAGTCCCCTCTCTCTCTCAGGGAGAGGGTTAGAGCCTGCCCCGGACTTGATCCGGGGGTGAGGGTGAAAACATCGCCTAACAAACTGACAGAGTCTCCTTCGTAGGGCGCTACGTGACGGGCTCCGTTCCGGTGACTCCCTCGTCACTGAGCAAGTCGATCTCTGGCGATGACATGCCAAGCAGTTCCCCGAACACGTAACCGTTGTGTTCCCCCAGTCTTGGCGCGGGCCACCGCACAGCCCCTGGGGTAGCCGACATCTTCCACGCGGTCCCTGGCAGAAAGTACACTCCGGCTGAAGGGTGGTCCACCAGTTCGAGTAGTCCACGCTCCTGGTAGTGGGGGTCGTTGAAGATGTCTTCGCCTTTCATTACTGGGGTGGCAGCGATTCCGGCCTTCTGAAGTGACTCGGTGAGAGCTATGGCGTCGTGGCCTTGGGTCCACGCCCCAATGACCTCGTCCAGCGCGTCCTGATTGCGAAGCTTGGACAGGACGTCCGCAAACCGTTCGTCTACGACCAGCTCCGGGCTGCCCATCACTTTGCATAGGTTCGCCCACTCGTCGTCCGAGGCGACCGCAATCGTAATCCAGCTGTCCTCACCCCTGCATGGATAGGCGCCATGCGGGGCCATCGCCTCGTGACGATTTCCGCGGTTGTTGGGTGGCAGTCCGTCCAACTGGTAACCGATGATGTGCTCACCCACGACGGAGACAGAGGACTCTATGAACACGCCCCTCCCCGTACGGCGCCGGCGATACAGCGCCGACAGCACGGCCCCGGCTGCATGGGCACCGCTGATGGGGTCTCCGAAATTCACTCCCGACTTCACAGGGCCGTCCTCGTCGAGGTACCCGTTCATCGAGGCGATTCCACCCATCTGCTCCTGCCCGATCCCGTACTGTATGAAGTCCTTCCACGGGCCCGTATTCCCGAACGCAGGCATCGACAGCACTATGATGTCGGGCCTCAGGCTCCGTAGCGTCTCGTAGTCGAACCCTCTGCGTGCCATCAGCCCGGCCCTGAAGTTTTCGACCACCACATCGCTTACACTCACGAGCTCCTCCAGCACCGCCTTTCCCGACGGATGCCGAATCTCGCACGTGATCCCGTACTTGGATATGTGCAGAGTGTTGAACCACCCGGATCTGTTCCAGGGATCGTCACCACGTTCGCCGTCCGGCAGGTTGCCGGACCCAACGATCATGCGGTGAGGGTCCCAGTTACGGGCCGACTCAACCTTGATAACCTCAGCCCCCATGTCTGCCAGGAGCTTGGTGCAGTGCGGACCTGCCCATATGCGGGAGAAGTCGAGGATTCTGACGCCGTCCAGCGCCTGTGGAGCATTGGTACTCATCGGATGGTTGCCGCCTGCAATGCCCCTCTCCCTTGAAGGAGAGGGTTGGGGTGAGGGTGAATTCCCTCAGGCATTCTAGCTAATAAGTAGAGGCGCCGGTCTTGGTCAATCGACCCGTTGCCAGGAAGATGACCCGCTCAGCGATGTTGGTAGTGCGGTCTGCGATCCGTTCGAGATCGTGTGCGACCCACAGCAGGTAAGTGGCCCTCCTGATTGCTCCCGGATCTGCGAGCATGTACGTAAGGAGTTCTCGATACACCTGCTCGTACAGCGCGTCCACTTCGTCGTCATCGTCGCAGATCTGGTGGCTCGCTTCGACGTCGCGGTCGACAAACGCGTCGAGGCTGCGTCTCAGCATGTCCATCGACCTGTCAGCCATCCGCGGAATGTCTATCAACGGCTTGAGTGGCGGCTCGTCTCCCATCAGGAGGCTGATTTTCGCAATACCTTCTGCATAGTCCCCGATCCGCTCCAGCTCTACCGATACGTGCAGCACGGTAACCAGTATCCGAAGATCACTCGCGAGTGGCTGCTGCATCGCGATCAGGTCGATCGACTTCTCTTCGAGCGCGAACCGCATCTCATCGATTATGTCGTCTTCACTGATTACTTCTTCGGCAAGATCGCGGTCGCGATTCCTGAGGGCATCGAGAGACTTGGCGATTGCCTTTTCGACCATGCCACCGAGTGTGAGAAGCTCGTCTTGCAGTGATCTCAGGTCTCGGTCGAATTCAGCTCTCGGTGTCCGCTGCATGATGGCCTCCTTGCCCCCTACCAGCACGTCATTCCGGCAATCGCCCGCAATCTGTTTCCCCGTGTTCAATTTCTCGACATTCCAGAGTCTATTTGAAGTTGGAGGATCGTTCCACATAGCAGATAAATCCCTGGCGAGGTTGTCGCACTCTAGCTGAACCGGCCGGTGATGTACGCCTCCGTGCGCTCGTGCTTAGGAGTCGTAAAGATCTGGTTTGTGTCGCCATGCTCGACGAGGTAGCCGGCCCTGTCTTCTCCAACCATGAGGAACGCGGTCTCGTCCGATACTCTCGTCACTATGACAATCGTGTAGTGCTGGCTCAGTTCCCTGACCAATTCCTCGATGGCGAGAGTCGCTATGGGGTCCAGCGCGGAAGCTGGCTCGTCCATCAGGATCACTTCAGGCTCTACAGCCAACGCTCGCGCGATGCACAGGCGCTGCTGCTGCCCGCCAGACAGCTCTAGTGCGCTGGCTCTAAGTCGGTCCTTCACCTCTTCCCAAAGTGCAGCCTGCCTCAGAGAGCGCTCAACGGCCTCGTCCATGTCGCCCATATAGCCGTTGACCTTCA is a window encoding:
- a CDS encoding CoA transferase, producing the protein MSTNAPQALDGVRILDFSRIWAGPHCTKLLADMGAEVIKVESARNWDPHRMIVGSGNLPDGERGDDPWNRSGWFNTLHISKYGITCEIRHPSGKAVLEELVSVSDVVVENFRAGLMARRGFDYETLRSLRPDIIVLSMPAFGNTGPWKDFIQYGIGQEQMGGIASMNGYLDEDGPVKSGVNFGDPISGAHAAGAVLSALYRRRRTGRGVFIESSVSVVGEHIIGYQLDGLPPNNRGNRHEAMAPHGAYPCRGEDSWITIAVASDDEWANLCKVMGSPELVVDERFADVLSKLRNQDALDEVIGAWTQGHDAIALTESLQKAGIAATPVMKGEDIFNDPHYQERGLLELVDHPSAGVYFLPGTAWKMSATPGAVRWPAPRLGEHNGYVFGELLGMSSPEIDLLSDEGVTGTEPVT
- the phoU gene encoding phosphate signaling complex protein PhoU, producing MQRTPRAEFDRDLRSLQDELLTLGGMVEKAIAKSLDALRNRDRDLAEEVISEDDIIDEMRFALEEKSIDLIAMQQPLASDLRILVTVLHVSVELERIGDYAEGIAKISLLMGDEPPLKPLIDIPRMADRSMDMLRRSLDAFVDRDVEASHQICDDDDEVDALYEQVYRELLTYMLADPGAIRRATYLLWVAHDLERIADRTTNIAERVIFLATGRLTKTGASTY